One window of the Streptomyces sp. ITFR-21 genome contains the following:
- a CDS encoding NADP-dependent succinic semialdehyde dehydrogenase: MPIATVNPATGKTLRTFDELGADGVEERVARAESAFQGYRHTDFATRARLLTAAADLLDKERDGIARVMTLEMGKTLSAAKAEAAKCAKAMRWYAAAGERLLADEHPDEADVADSGAHRAYVRYRPLGVVLAVMPWNFPLWQVVRFAAPALMAGNVGLLKHASNVPQTALYLGGLFHRAGFPEGCFQTLLIGSGAIEAVLRDPRVAAATLTGSEGAGRAVAAVAGGEVKPTVLELGGSDPFVVMPSAREELDHAVHTAVTARVQNNGQSCIAAKRFIVHDDVYDEFAGAFRRAMSALVVGDPLDHSTDIGPLSTEQGRADLEELVEDALAKGAEALCGARRPKALPDGWFYEPTVLTGITEAMRIHHEEAFGPVAALYRVPDLDAALSLANDTPFGLSSNVWTRDVAEQERFVRDLAAGGVYFNGMTASHPALPFGGVKRSGYGRELSGHGIRAFCNVTTVWYGR; the protein is encoded by the coding sequence ATGCCCATCGCCACCGTGAACCCGGCGACCGGAAAGACCCTGCGGACCTTCGACGAGCTCGGGGCGGACGGCGTCGAGGAGCGTGTCGCCCGCGCGGAGAGCGCTTTCCAGGGCTATCGCCACACCGACTTCGCCACGCGTGCCCGGCTGCTCACCGCCGCCGCCGACCTGCTCGACAAGGAGCGGGACGGGATCGCCCGGGTGATGACCCTTGAGATGGGCAAGACACTGTCCGCCGCCAAGGCCGAGGCCGCCAAGTGCGCCAAGGCGATGCGCTGGTACGCGGCGGCCGGCGAGCGGCTGCTGGCCGACGAGCACCCCGACGAGGCCGATGTCGCCGACAGCGGCGCCCACCGCGCGTACGTCCGCTACCGGCCGCTCGGCGTGGTGCTCGCGGTGATGCCGTGGAACTTCCCGCTCTGGCAGGTGGTCAGGTTCGCCGCGCCCGCGCTGATGGCCGGCAACGTCGGACTGCTCAAGCACGCCTCCAACGTCCCGCAGACTGCGCTGTACCTCGGCGGCCTCTTCCACCGGGCGGGCTTCCCCGAGGGCTGCTTCCAGACCCTGCTGATCGGCTCCGGCGCGATCGAGGCGGTGCTGCGCGACCCCCGGGTGGCCGCCGCGACCCTCACCGGCAGCGAGGGCGCCGGGCGGGCGGTCGCCGCGGTCGCCGGCGGCGAGGTCAAGCCCACCGTGCTGGAACTCGGCGGCAGCGACCCTTTCGTGGTGATGCCGTCCGCCCGCGAGGAGTTGGACCACGCGGTGCACACCGCGGTCACCGCCCGGGTGCAGAACAACGGGCAGTCCTGCATCGCCGCCAAGCGCTTCATCGTGCACGACGACGTCTACGACGAGTTCGCCGGGGCCTTCCGCCGGGCGATGAGCGCGCTGGTGGTCGGCGACCCGCTGGACCACTCCACCGACATCGGCCCGCTGTCCACCGAACAGGGCCGCGCCGACCTGGAGGAACTGGTCGAGGACGCGCTCGCCAAGGGCGCCGAGGCGCTGTGCGGCGCCCGCCGCCCCAAGGCACTGCCCGACGGCTGGTTCTACGAGCCGACGGTACTGACCGGGATCACCGAGGCGATGCGGATCCACCACGAGGAGGCGTTCGGCCCGGTCGCCGCCCTCTACCGGGTGCCGGACCTGGACGCGGCGCTCTCGCTCGCCAACGACACGCCTTTCGGCTTGAGTTCCAACGTCTGGACCCGGGACGTGGCCGAACAGGAGCGTTTCGTACGCGACCTGGCGGCCGGCGGCGTCTACTTCAACGGCATGACCGCCTCGCACCCGGCGCTGCCGTTCGGCGGCGTCAAGCGCTCCGGCTACGGGCGCGAGCTGTCCGGCCACGGCATCCGGGCCTTCTGCAACGTCACCACCGTCTGGTACGGCCGCTGA
- a CDS encoding hydrolase produces MPRSRVLIGAAAALGTLALGAAGIAAGSAQAAPAAPAAATTHRVLFDNTKAETAGNADWIISTSQPDPLGQDSSPNAETDWTGALSSWGVALQKAGGYQLNTLPSGKTVTYGATGAQDLSNFDTFVLTEPNVKLSSAEKTAVMKFVQNGGGLFLISDHNNSDRNNDGCDSPCVINDLLTNNGVDNTDPFGFSVDLLDISTDNPRAISSSSDPVLHGPFGNVTGSILRDGTTFTLKPNDNPNVKGLLYHAGGSGNSGAFFVTSTFGNGRVAIWGDSSPVDDGTGQSGNTLYDGWNDPAGTDAALALNATAWLAGSGSGGTTGGTTTGGSTTGGGGGSCTDQQLLANPGFESGNTSWSASGGVIGNATKEAARSGSYKAWLDGYGTATTDTLSQSVAIPSGCSANLSFWLHIDTAETGSTAYDTLKAQVLNSSGTVLSTLATYSNVNAASGYSQRSFDLSGYAGQTVTIKFTGVEGSKLQTSFVIDDTALDVS; encoded by the coding sequence ATGCCCCGAAGCCGCGTGCTCATCGGCGCGGCTGCCGCCCTGGGCACGCTCGCCCTGGGCGCCGCCGGTATCGCCGCCGGCAGCGCGCAGGCGGCCCCGGCCGCTCCGGCCGCCGCCACGACGCACCGCGTGCTCTTCGACAACACCAAGGCCGAGACGGCCGGAAACGCCGACTGGATCATCAGCACCAGCCAGCCCGACCCGCTCGGGCAGGACTCCAGCCCGAACGCGGAGACCGACTGGACCGGCGCCCTGTCCTCCTGGGGCGTGGCGCTGCAGAAGGCCGGCGGCTACCAGCTCAACACCCTGCCGTCGGGCAAGACCGTCACCTACGGCGCCACCGGCGCGCAGGACCTGAGCAACTTCGACACCTTCGTGCTGACCGAGCCCAACGTGAAGCTCAGCAGCGCGGAGAAGACCGCCGTTATGAAGTTCGTGCAGAACGGCGGCGGCCTGTTCCTGATCTCCGACCACAACAACAGCGACCGGAACAACGACGGCTGCGACTCGCCGTGCGTCATCAACGACCTGCTGACCAACAACGGGGTGGACAACACCGACCCGTTCGGCTTCTCCGTCGACCTGCTCGACATCAGCACCGACAACCCCCGGGCGATCAGCAGCAGTTCGGACCCGGTGCTGCACGGCCCGTTCGGCAACGTCACCGGCAGCATCCTGCGGGACGGCACCACCTTCACCCTCAAGCCGAACGACAACCCGAACGTCAAGGGCCTGCTGTACCACGCCGGCGGCTCCGGCAACTCCGGCGCCTTCTTCGTCACCAGCACCTTCGGCAACGGCCGGGTGGCGATCTGGGGTGACAGCTCGCCGGTCGACGACGGCACCGGCCAGTCCGGCAACACCCTCTACGACGGCTGGAACGACCCGGCGGGGACCGACGCGGCGCTCGCCCTGAACGCCACCGCGTGGCTGGCCGGCAGCGGCAGCGGCGGCACCACCGGCGGGACCACCACGGGCGGTTCGACGACGGGCGGCGGCGGTGGCAGCTGCACCGACCAACAACTGCTGGCCAACCCCGGCTTCGAGTCCGGCAACACGTCCTGGTCCGCCTCCGGCGGCGTGATCGGCAACGCCACCAAGGAAGCGGCGCGCAGCGGTTCCTACAAGGCGTGGCTGGACGGCTACGGCACCGCCACCACCGACACCCTCTCGCAGTCCGTCGCGATCCCGTCCGGCTGCTCGGCGAACCTCAGCTTCTGGCTGCACATCGACACCGCCGAGACCGGCTCGACCGCCTACGACACCCTCAAGGCACAGGTGCTGAACTCCTCGGGCACCGTGCTCAGCACCCTGGCCACCTACTCCAACGTCAACGCCGCCTCCGGCTACAGCCAGCGCAGCTTCGACCTGAGCGGCTACGCCGGGCAGACGGTGACCATCAAGTTCACCGGCGTCGAGGGCTCCAAGCTGCAAACGTCGTTCGTGATCGACGACACGGCGCTCGACGTCAGCTGA
- a CDS encoding SpoIIE family protein phosphatase: MAADRRPGAGPYDPRVAGSASRPRFAPSRLGPGERLALSGLGSFDWDLDAGTFDLDRAGLDVFDLRPEEFDRRPESLVLRVTPEEGVRLDAALREALQSGRPSYGGYFQVTRRDGVKQWTHTQGTILRDSGGNAYRVVGFVRDATEELAEAPEPAEDRGAGQRNLPAVVRRTTEALSHAVTVEDVTAVLTGAGGLERFGADGLVLALVEGTALRFVASSGSPTIAVDALPPRRLAEHLPLAEAVRTQRPYFTRDYPGLAERFPLLGPYQQPIGTASAAFVPLIAQARSIGGLALFYRDRADFGHAERELVGALAGILAQSLQRAILFDREREFATGLQSTMLPRHIPRFDSVEIAVRYHAAWSGREVGGDWYDVVALPQNRVGLVVGDVQGHDTHAAAVMGQLRIALRAYAAEGHPPSTVLARASRFLAELDTERFATCGYAELDLTNGTIRAARAGHLGPLIRHIDGRTGWPNVRGGLPLGLATTFDLQEFPETRLDLVPGETLVFCTDGLVEERGTDIGVGMAALADAVHHGPRRAEELADDIADTLWRRWGSDDDVALLILRRTPDPGTECAPRIHQYVHQADPEGLAEARAALRQALTDWRLSELADDVELAAGELLVNVLLHTEGGAVLTLEVLPEPVRRVRLSVQDRSSVWPRRRSPGEAATSGRGLLMIDAMAVSWGVEPRGDGKAVWCEFGPAAGTPVPGPAEAGPGRREGPAVS; encoded by the coding sequence ATGGCAGCTGACCGCCGGCCCGGGGCCGGCCCGTACGACCCGCGCGTGGCGGGTTCCGCGTCACGCCCTCGGTTCGCGCCGTCCCGGCTCGGGCCGGGGGAGCGGCTGGCGCTCAGCGGTCTGGGCAGCTTCGACTGGGATCTGGACGCCGGCACCTTCGACCTGGACCGGGCCGGGCTTGACGTCTTCGACCTGCGCCCCGAGGAGTTCGACCGGCGCCCCGAGTCGCTGGTGCTGCGCGTCACCCCGGAGGAGGGCGTCCGGCTGGACGCCGCCCTGCGGGAGGCCCTGCAGTCCGGCCGGCCCAGCTACGGCGGCTACTTCCAGGTGACCCGGCGGGACGGCGTCAAGCAGTGGACGCACACCCAGGGCACCATCCTGCGGGACTCCGGCGGCAACGCCTACCGGGTGGTCGGCTTCGTCAGGGACGCCACGGAGGAGCTGGCCGAGGCGCCCGAGCCCGCCGAGGACCGCGGTGCCGGACAGCGCAACCTGCCCGCCGTCGTCCGGCGCACCACCGAGGCGCTGTCGCACGCGGTCACCGTGGAGGACGTCACGGCGGTGCTCACCGGGGCCGGCGGCCTGGAGCGCTTCGGCGCCGACGGCCTGGTCCTGGCACTGGTCGAGGGGACCGCCCTGAGGTTCGTCGCGTCCAGCGGCTCGCCGACGATCGCCGTGGACGCCCTCCCGCCGCGCCGGCTGGCCGAGCATCTGCCGCTCGCCGAGGCGGTGCGGACCCAGCGGCCGTACTTCACCCGCGACTACCCCGGGCTCGCCGAGCGCTTCCCGCTGCTGGGCCCCTACCAGCAGCCGATCGGTACGGCGTCGGCCGCCTTCGTGCCGCTGATCGCCCAGGCCCGCTCCATCGGCGGCCTCGCGCTGTTCTACCGGGACCGCGCGGACTTCGGCCACGCGGAGCGGGAGCTGGTCGGCGCGCTGGCCGGCATCCTCGCCCAGTCGCTGCAACGGGCCATCCTCTTCGACCGGGAGCGGGAGTTCGCCACCGGGCTCCAGTCGACGATGCTGCCCCGGCACATCCCGCGGTTCGACAGCGTCGAGATCGCGGTCCGCTACCACGCCGCCTGGAGCGGCCGGGAGGTCGGCGGCGACTGGTACGACGTGGTGGCGCTGCCGCAGAACCGGGTCGGCCTGGTGGTCGGCGACGTCCAGGGGCACGACACGCACGCCGCCGCCGTCATGGGCCAGCTGCGGATCGCGCTGCGGGCCTACGCGGCCGAGGGCCACCCACCGTCCACGGTGCTGGCCCGCGCCTCCCGCTTCCTCGCCGAACTCGACACCGAGCGCTTCGCCACCTGCGGCTACGCCGAACTCGACCTGACCAACGGCACCATACGGGCGGCCCGCGCCGGGCACCTGGGGCCGCTGATCCGGCACATCGACGGCCGCACCGGCTGGCCCAACGTGCGCGGCGGCCTGCCGCTGGGACTCGCCACCACGTTCGACCTCCAGGAGTTCCCCGAGACCCGGCTCGACCTGGTCCCGGGCGAGACCCTGGTGTTCTGCACCGACGGCCTGGTCGAGGAGCGCGGTACGGACATCGGCGTCGGCATGGCGGCCCTCGCCGACGCGGTGCACCACGGACCACGCCGCGCCGAGGAGTTGGCCGACGACATCGCGGATACCCTGTGGCGGCGCTGGGGTTCGGACGACGACGTGGCTCTGCTGATCCTGCGCCGGACCCCCGACCCGGGCACCGAATGCGCCCCGCGGATCCACCAGTACGTGCACCAGGCCGACCCCGAGGGACTGGCGGAGGCGCGCGCCGCGCTGCGGCAGGCGCTCACCGACTGGCGGCTGTCCGAACTCGCCGACGACGTCGAACTCGCCGCGGGCGAGCTGCTGGTGAACGTCCTGCTGCACACCGAGGGCGGCGCCGTGCTCACTTTGGAGGTGCTGCCCGAGCCGGTCCGCCGGGTGCGGCTGTCGGTGCAGGACCGCTCCAGCGTGTGGCCCCGCCGCCGCTCTCCGGGCGAGGCGGCCACCTCGGGCCGCGGTCTGCTGATGATTGACGCGATGGCGGTGAGCTGGGGTGTCGAGCCGCGCGGCGACGGCAAGGCGGTGTGGTGCGAGTTCGGCCCGGCGGCCGGCACGCCCGTGCCCGGACCGGCTGAGGCCGGTCCGGGCCGGCGGGAAGGACCCGCGGTCAGCTGA